Part of the Cercospora beticola chromosome 5, complete sequence genome is shown below.
ATTACTGTAGTACTTCGCTGAGCCTATAGGCACCACGAAATCCGGCCCTCCCCAGAACGGCGACGCGCGACTGATAATGTTCCCGCCCAATGGCACAGTCGGCGGATCTTGATATTCATTCCTGTAGTTGACAGTGGCTTGAGAACCGACgtaaagtagaagagagtCACTGCAGGTCTGTTTGTTTGGCACGAGGACGTGGTCTGAGAACCAATCTGCAAAGAGAGTGCGGTTGGCATTGGCTTCCTCAACGGCGGTCTCGAGCAAGGAGTCGCCCCAGGTCCATCGGACCAAAGGTGCGGGGTCGATGAACGGACGACGGCCGTCGTGAGCGGCAGCGTAGTCTGCGAAGAATGGATCGCGGATGAGAGAGGCTTGGCGTTTGGCGATGAGGGTGCCGTAGGTGAGATATGTCAGGTCTGATAGAGTAGTATCGAGGTCGCTTGTGACATTCCATGGAGCTTCAATGTTGTATTCTGCAACATCAGCGCCGAGGAAGCCGCTGACTTTGTTCAGAAAGTCCAAAAGTAGATCATCGCCGCTGGAAGTTACGTTCTGCGGAAATCCGTATGCTTTGATCTGTTTTGGATAAGAGTGCGAGATGGTGATGTTTGACAAATACAGAGCTTGAGCTGCTTCGGTCCATAGGATGGGATCTGTTGTTAGAAGACCAGCGGTATCTAGTTCGGGCGCTAGAGGCATCGTGTTCTCCAGCGAGACAAGATCGTGTGATGGTCGATTGCCGTACAGACCCTGTCTCTGAGATGGGCCACGAACAGATCCGCCTGTGTCGCTACCGAGAGTGAGATCCAGCCAAGGATAAGATGCAGCACCAGCTCCAAGgccggaagaggaagacgaaggatCTTGATACCCATCACCTCGAGGGTTGAAAGGACTATGATAGTCGACCCAGTCCTGAAGGAGAATACATGTCAGAAACCAACTCTATCCCACAAATTGCGTCGGTAACCCATCTATACTTACAGCTGTTGCCTCTTCTCCATTCGCAAATTGAGAAGTAATCATTTTGCCCACAATGACAGCACCGGCGTCGATAAGTCGTTTCACGGGCGTAGCATGCTCAATAGCCGGGCCATAGAGATGGTACCAGGCACGATTGCCATTTCCAGTTCGCAGCCCTGCAATATCGTAAATGTCCTTGATGCCAAGACGTACACCTGCGAGAGGTTTTTCGGCAGATTTGGTGTAGTAAAGTCTGGAAGGAACGGCTATAGCCAAGGACTGTCCAGGCAGGCTAGCTGGCAGGACATCGAAAGAGCCGTCTCGGTTGGCAATGACTGACTCGGTGAAGGCACCAGCGAAGTCGCTGTACAGTCTCCAGGCTTGGTAGACTTGACCTGtggaagagagaaagtagGGCCCGGGAGGTATGATTGTGGCGTTCTTCACGTAGCTGCTGAAAACATGGGTGGTTGCGTTCGTGGAATTGCTGTATTCGGGAACGCTGTACCCTCGCGGTCGGGGGGCAACGTATTGTAGGTAGATATTGCCGAGGAAGCCATCTGTGAAAACGTCGTCTGAGGCCCCGTAATTCGCTATAGCCGCATGCAAGCTTTGACTGGTGAAAGCTGTGTCGTTGACAGTGACCACGGTCAGAGGTGTAAGACCTCCGGATCTCGCTGCTTCGGCGCGAATAGAGTTGGGTGCGTGAATCAAAGTCACTGGCTCGGCAGGTAGGTAATAATCGATGCCATCTAGGTGAACAGTCTGACCCGTGGCCTTGAATTCAAAAGAGTGAACCGGTCGTGATATCAGCGAGAGACCGATCACCGCTAGCGAGAAGAGCATTATGAAAAATGCCGGAACCAACTGTGTCCATCGTGAGCATGACAGTGGGCATTGACTTTATATCTCAAGCATTGGATGTCATTGACACCAGAGAAtctattctattctagtcAGTATCTCCGCCGGATGGCGAGCTTGAAGGCCACGGGCGTCGGATGCAAGCTACGCATATTTGGCAGAGATAGCATTAATAACAGATCATTCAAGCGCTCAATTACCGCAGAGGTTCAAAGGCTATCTGTTCTCGATAGCAGCTTGTCGTGGCTGAGCAGCAAATACTCGATGCGCCGCCAGCTCAGCCTATCTCGGCCAGATGGTGACGATAAGGATCTTGATGTGGGTCGGTGACATTCGGCGTCTCGGGATGCTAAGAAGAACATGTTACGAGGCAGCGGATTCCTGGCACTCTACAAGCGGCGGCATTTAACTTGATACAAGTATGGCGCATGGTTCTATGCGTGCAGCTCAAAATCGGCTTGTGGCGTTCACCAGCACACAGCCGGCCATCTTGCAAATTGCAAAGACAACAAGTTAAGACAGGGACTTCAAATGGACGTGAACTGAGGCGCTTGCGGTTTGTTGTCGCGATAAAGGTATTTTCTGACCAAGCAAGCGTTGCAAACTATCGATCGTTTCGTTGGCGCCAAGTACTGATGAGCTTTAATCTCCAGCGCCAGTGATGAGGATCGCACTTCCCATTCTCAATCCGCGCTCTATGCTGTAATGTGCGCCAAAAAGTGACGCCTAGCGTTGCCCATCGTTTGCAAATCCGGCCACAGAATTCAAATGTCCATCGAAGTGATCTCCTCAGAGACGCCGATTTCTTTTGCTTTGACAACCATCTCCACCATCGCCTGGACCTTCACCAGCCTCTCAGGAATGCCTGATGTTGCAAGTTTGATCTTGGTATTGCCTAGCCTAGTATCCTCGAGATCTGTTTGAGAATGTCTGGCGGATCCTAGGCTCGTATCCAGGACGGGACTGTCCAGTATTGTGCATTGCACAGCGGTGACTCGATGGTTCCCAGCCGCCACATTCTGTGCGAGAATGTCGGAAATGCTTGCGTGGGCTTTTGTCGATAATGCGGGATAGGCATTAGTGTAGCGTGACCTGCTTGTCGCGAATGAACGAGTGGTGTGTCTGGCGTTGTTGACAAGTGCTCTGCTGAGCTGCTTCATGCTGGCTTCGACCAGCGAGCACGATGATGTAAATGCCATTTCGGATCACTGGTTGCAATGATCTTCGTCAGAAGAAATGCACATAGA
Proteins encoded:
- a CDS encoding uncharacterized protein (antiSMASH:Cluster_15~SMCOG1105:amidase) → MLFSLAVIGLSLISRPVHSFEFKATGQTVHLDGIDYYLPAEPVTLIHAPNSIRAEAARSGGLTPLTVVTVNDTAFTSQSLHAAIANYGASDDVFTDGFLGNIYLQYVAPRPRGYSVPEYSNSTNATTHVFSSYVKNATIIPPGPYFLSSTGQVYQAWRLYSDFAGAFTESVIANRDGSFDVLPASLPGQSLAIAVPSRLYYTKSAEKPLAGVRLGIKDIYDIAGLRTGNGNRAWYHLYGPAIEHATPVKRLIDAGAVIVGKMITSQFANGEEATADWVDYHSPFNPRGDGYQDPSSSSSGLGAGAASYPWLDLTLGSDTGGSVRGPSQRQGLYGNRPSHDLVSLENTMPLAPELDTAGLLTTDPILWTEAAQALYLSNITISHSYPKQIKAYGFPQNVTSSGDDLLLDFLNKVSGFLGADVAEYNIEAPWNVTSDLDTTLSDLTYLTYGTLIAKRQASLIRDPFFADYAAAHDGRRPFIDPAPLVRWTWGDSLLETAVEEANANRTLFADWFSDHVLVPNKQTCSDSLLLYVGSQATVNYRNEYQDPPTVPLGGNIISRASPFWGGPDFVVPIGSAKYYSNITQHEEVLPVTVDIMAAKGCDGMIYGLVQDLVKEGILKPSVAGYSSTEGGEVLLRRSGSW
- a CDS encoding uncharacterized protein (antiSMASH:Cluster_15) — encoded protein: MKQLSRALVNNARHTTRSFATSRSRYTNAYPALSTKAHASISDILAQNVAAGNHRVTAVQCTILDSPVLDTSLGSARHSQTDLEDTRLGNTKIKLATSGIPERLVKVQAMVEMVVKAKEIGVSEEITSMDI